From the Lathyrus oleraceus cultivar Zhongwan6 chromosome 4, CAAS_Psat_ZW6_1.0, whole genome shotgun sequence genome, one window contains:
- the LOC127076384 gene encoding NDR1/HIN1-like protein 13 produces MTDKNLIHPQARSTTNGGAAAAKPSFPATKAQLYGATRPTYRPQTYHRPRSNRNWCCTICCWLILILIFILILLGAAGTVVYLLYHPQRPSFSVSSLKLTSSEFDLTLSTTNPNDKITFSYQPISVSLLAGELDVGDGVIPSFEHATKNTTMLKALVERRSVKKKSLELKMKMETKVEAKMWVFKTPRVGISVLCDGIDVAGEKAATADEKCAVDVRFKVWKWTLG; encoded by the coding sequence ATGACGGACAAGAATCTTATCCACCCTCAAGCTAGGTCCACCACCAACGGCGGTGCAGCCGCCGCTAAGCCTTCATTTCCGGCAACAAAAGCACAACTCTACGGTGCCACCCGCCCAACCTACCGTCCTCAAACCTACCACCGCCCCCGTAGCAATCGTAATTGGTGTTGCACCATTTGTTGCTGGCTTATCCTCATCCTCATCTTCATCCTCATCCTCCTTGGCGCCGCTGGCACCGTTGTCTACCTCCTCTACCACCCCCAACGTCCTTCTTTTTCCGTCAGCTCTCTTAAACTCACCTCTTCCGAGTTTGACCTCACTCTTTCCACCACAAACCCAAACGACAAAATCACATTCTCTTACCAACCCATCTCTGTTTCTCTCCTCGCCGGTGAACTCGATGTTGGTGACGGTGTTATTCCGTCGTTTGAACATGCAACTAAGAACACTACGATGTTGAAAGCTTTGGTTGAGAGAAGGAGTGTGAAGAAGAAATCACTGGAGCTGAAAATGAAGATGGAGACTAAGGTAGAGGCTAAGATGTGGGTTTTTAAAACGCCGCGTGTCGGAATCAGTGTGTTGTGTGACGGCATTGATGTTGCCGGCGAGAAAGCGGCGACGGCGGATGAGAAGTGTGCGGTGGATGTGAGGTTCAAGGTATGGAAATGGACTCTTGGTTGA